Proteins found in one Legionella pneumophila subsp. pascullei genomic segment:
- a CDS encoding PQQ-dependent sugar dehydrogenase: MKLFSFFSLLLISSTGLGQDLPLTHLKYPAGFTVSIYAQPVVDAREMALGSKDIVFVGSRNAGKVYAVIPDKKNSHGTRVLTVASGLNMPNGVAFHQGALYVAEVGRILRFDNIESNLNKPPKPTVVTTKLPKEKAHGWRFISFGPDGRLYIGVGAPCNVCLMDDPHYATIMRMEADGQNLEVYAKGIRNTVGFDWDPIHHNLWFTDNGRDWLGDDLPPDELNVAPTKGMDFGFPYCYGKSTADPVYGKLHSCSEFTPPVYEFPAHVAPLGMSFYTGKLFPSNYWGQIFISEHGSWNRSHKIGYQVIIAKIKNNHVTEVKPFISGWLQGEKAWGRPVDTLVMPDGALLISDDYANVIYRVSYQQ; encoded by the coding sequence ATGAAACTATTCTCTTTCTTTTCTCTTTTATTGATAAGTTCCACTGGCTTAGGGCAAGATTTGCCTTTGACTCATTTAAAATATCCCGCTGGATTTACTGTGAGCATTTACGCGCAGCCCGTTGTTGATGCTCGAGAAATGGCTTTAGGCAGTAAAGATATTGTTTTTGTAGGTTCAAGAAATGCTGGGAAAGTATATGCTGTTATCCCTGACAAAAAAAACTCTCATGGCACTCGCGTTTTAACCGTAGCTTCTGGATTGAATATGCCAAATGGTGTTGCCTTTCATCAGGGTGCACTTTATGTGGCTGAGGTTGGGCGTATTTTACGCTTTGATAATATTGAATCTAATCTGAATAAGCCTCCTAAACCAACAGTGGTTACTACAAAATTACCGAAGGAAAAAGCTCATGGTTGGCGTTTTATTAGTTTTGGACCAGATGGCAGGCTTTATATAGGAGTTGGTGCTCCCTGTAATGTCTGCTTAATGGACGACCCACATTACGCTACTATTATGAGAATGGAAGCCGATGGGCAAAATCTAGAGGTCTATGCTAAAGGAATACGCAATACCGTGGGATTTGATTGGGATCCCATTCATCATAATCTTTGGTTTACAGACAATGGGCGTGACTGGTTGGGGGATGATTTACCTCCAGATGAACTCAATGTAGCTCCGACAAAAGGCATGGATTTTGGATTTCCTTATTGCTATGGTAAAAGCACAGCAGATCCTGTTTATGGCAAATTACATTCTTGTTCCGAGTTTACTCCCCCTGTTTATGAATTCCCAGCGCATGTCGCTCCTCTTGGTATGTCATTTTATACAGGTAAATTGTTTCCTTCTAATTATTGGGGACAAATTTTTATTAGTGAACACGGTTCCTGGAATCGTAGTCATAAGATAGGGTACCAAGTTATTATAGCAAAAATTAAGAACAATCATGTAACAGAGGTTAAACCGTTTATCAGTGGGTGGTTACAGGGAGAAAAAGCATGGGGAAGACCAGTTGATACGCTTGTTATGCCGGATGGGGCACTATTAATTTCTGATGATTATGCTAATGTAATATATCGGGTTAGTTATCAGCAATAA
- a CDS encoding HlyC/CorC family transporter, producing MQLPLSTLLVLLFFLICLSAFFSGSEIGMMSINRYKLRHLVKSNDKQAIRVNSMLARPDKLLSVVLIGNTLANIVASTLATLIGQRFYGDAGVAIATALLTILILVFAEMTPKTLAAIYPQQVAFASSLPLSILQWIFSPLVHLISLISNGILRLFNISVKRMQKEMLTGEELRSVVHEAGGLMPVEHKSMLISLLDLEQATVEDIMVPKADIVGIDLDLPWIELLDQLETAQHTRLPIYHGSIDHLVGMIHVRNILNLALENKLDMDNLLNSAEVPYFIPEATPLNIQILNFRKMKRRSCFVVDEYGDILGLVTMEDILEEIVGEFTTDIAALSRDITPQQDGSVIVDASITIRHLNRMMGWSLPLIGPRTLSGLIIEHLGYIPPSDSCLVIDPYHIEILRVSDNMIRGVKMIKVNKKRK from the coding sequence GTGCAACTTCCTCTTTCTACTTTATTGGTTTTATTGTTTTTCCTAATTTGCCTGTCTGCCTTTTTTTCAGGTTCCGAAATTGGCATGATGTCTATCAATAGATATAAATTACGACACTTGGTAAAAAGCAATGATAAACAAGCCATTCGGGTTAATTCCATGCTGGCTCGGCCTGATAAGCTATTGAGTGTGGTTTTAATTGGAAATACCTTGGCAAATATCGTGGCATCAACCCTCGCTACTTTAATCGGACAACGGTTTTATGGAGATGCAGGGGTGGCTATAGCTACTGCTTTGCTGACCATACTGATCCTGGTTTTTGCAGAAATGACTCCTAAAACTCTGGCTGCTATTTACCCTCAACAAGTAGCTTTTGCCTCCTCATTGCCGTTGAGTATTTTACAATGGATTTTTTCTCCTTTGGTCCATTTAATCAGTTTGATTTCAAATGGTATCTTAAGATTATTTAATATATCGGTAAAACGGATGCAAAAGGAGATGCTAACTGGTGAAGAGTTGCGTTCGGTGGTTCATGAGGCAGGAGGATTAATGCCTGTAGAGCATAAAAGTATGTTGATTAGTTTATTGGATCTGGAACAGGCAACTGTTGAAGACATCATGGTCCCTAAGGCTGATATTGTTGGGATTGATTTGGATTTGCCCTGGATAGAGCTCTTGGATCAATTGGAAACAGCACAACACACCAGATTACCAATTTATCATGGCTCTATAGATCATTTGGTAGGGATGATTCACGTAAGAAATATTTTAAATTTGGCATTAGAAAATAAATTGGATATGGATAATTTATTAAACAGTGCTGAAGTTCCCTATTTTATTCCAGAGGCTACCCCGTTAAATATACAAATTCTTAATTTCAGGAAAATGAAAAGAAGAAGTTGCTTTGTTGTGGATGAGTATGGCGATATTCTTGGGCTTGTAACGATGGAAGATATTCTTGAAGAAATAGTTGGTGAATTCACAACAGATATCGCTGCTCTAAGTCGTGATATTACTCCCCAGCAAGATGGGTCAGTTATAGTCGATGCCAGTATAACCATTCGCCATTTAAACCGTATGATGGGGTGGAGCCTGCCATTAATCGGACCAAGGACTTTAAGTGGCCTGATTATTGAGCATTTAGGATATATTCCCCCGTCAGATTCTTGCTTGGTTATTGACCCTTATCATATTGAAATATTAAGGGTCAGCGACAATATGATAAGAGGTGTAAAGATGATTAAAGTGAATAAAAAAAGAAAATAG
- a CDS encoding winged helix-turn-helix domain-containing protein, with protein sequence MSQRHYLLFIDNEPVSEELKDYFEKFNLDIVQQKKLFPIHVEKGLPTAILINWSILKTEPEAIEQFYNMYPVPLIVINNRPDEESSIAMLEAGADDFMTKPIYPRELHARIGAISRRVIRAQQKVDHGKEVLMFANWRLYPASRQVFGENNEELQLSAGEYDLLLTFVQQPQRVLDREFLLQITKNTDLVPFDRRIDVQISRLRQKIEIDKKKPALIKTIRNGGYMFTARVVTLKESDATL encoded by the coding sequence ATGTCACAACGCCACTATTTGCTATTTATTGATAATGAACCCGTCAGTGAAGAACTGAAAGATTATTTTGAAAAATTTAATCTTGATATTGTTCAACAAAAGAAATTGTTTCCTATTCATGTTGAAAAAGGCTTACCCACTGCCATTTTAATTAATTGGTCAATTTTAAAAACCGAACCCGAAGCAATTGAGCAATTTTATAATATGTATCCGGTTCCATTAATTGTTATTAATAATAGGCCCGATGAAGAATCGAGCATTGCCATGCTTGAAGCCGGTGCTGACGATTTCATGACCAAACCCATTTATCCCCGTGAACTGCATGCGCGAATTGGTGCTATTTCTCGACGAGTAATCAGAGCGCAACAAAAAGTAGACCATGGCAAGGAAGTATTGATGTTTGCCAACTGGCGACTTTATCCCGCTTCCCGACAAGTATTCGGGGAGAATAATGAGGAGTTGCAATTAAGCGCTGGTGAATACGATTTGCTTCTCACTTTTGTCCAACAACCGCAACGAGTCCTGGATAGAGAATTTTTATTACAAATTACCAAGAATACAGACCTGGTTCCTTTTGACCGAAGGATTGATGTGCAAATTAGCCGTTTACGTCAAAAAATCGAAATAGATAAAAAAAAACCAGCTTTAATTAAAACCATTCGCAATGGCGGTTACATGTTCACAGCTCGAGTTGTAACTCTTAAAGAAAGTGACGCTACATTATAA
- a CDS encoding histidine triad nucleotide-binding protein has protein sequence MNCLFCKIAQGEIPATIVFEDKNIMAFRDIRPQAPTHLLIIPKKHIATINDVNDDDSELLANILIRAKKLAQAEGLSEMGYRLVFNVNSGGGQEVYHIHLHLLGGRQMTWPPG, from the coding sequence ATGAATTGTTTGTTTTGCAAAATTGCCCAGGGTGAAATCCCTGCGACAATAGTTTTTGAAGACAAAAATATAATGGCTTTTCGCGATATTAGACCTCAAGCACCAACACATTTATTGATTATACCCAAAAAGCATATTGCAACCATTAATGATGTGAACGATGATGATAGCGAACTTCTTGCTAATATTCTAATAAGAGCAAAAAAATTAGCACAAGCTGAAGGGCTAAGTGAAATGGGTTATCGATTGGTTTTTAATGTTAATTCTGGTGGGGGGCAGGAAGTTTACCACATTCATTTACATTTACTTGGCGGGCGTCAAATGACTTGGCCGCCAGGTTAG
- a CDS encoding RNA-binding protein, with translation MKILYVPFPRNQAGDLKSMVELWKKNDEHFFSERIEIIYFDDDVDYDQFDEKIEIYICAHGSDDENLKVLYNHSNPLVAESLDIKKVAERFERDILPISYWISNIHLYCCGTDKKNKMMAELLGHSLLRPEKPIYHYSGSVSIVDESGKQWSFANNAKTPIHLVAKQTVTLTYFDEEQHQRVPVKRTFQSLGYAELLAKRERSFFAKVKENRASVLLSKRVDKETQNDGEENSLLNKFN, from the coding sequence ATGAAGATTTTATATGTACCTTTCCCAAGGAATCAGGCTGGCGATTTAAAATCAATGGTTGAACTTTGGAAAAAAAACGATGAGCACTTCTTCTCTGAACGCATTGAAATAATTTATTTCGATGATGACGTTGATTATGATCAATTTGACGAAAAAATTGAGATATATATTTGTGCTCATGGTTCAGATGATGAAAATTTAAAGGTTCTTTATAATCATTCCAATCCATTAGTTGCAGAAAGCCTCGATATAAAAAAAGTGGCTGAGCGCTTTGAAAGAGATATTTTACCTATATCGTATTGGATATCGAATATTCATCTTTATTGCTGCGGGACTGATAAAAAAAATAAAATGATGGCTGAATTATTGGGACATTCTTTGTTGAGGCCAGAAAAACCTATTTATCACTATAGTGGTTCAGTTTCTATTGTTGACGAGTCTGGGAAACAATGGAGCTTTGCAAACAATGCTAAAACGCCTATACATTTGGTAGCCAAGCAGACTGTTACTCTAACTTATTTTGATGAAGAACAACACCAACGGGTTCCTGTTAAGAGAACATTCCAAAGTTTGGGTTATGCTGAATTGTTGGCCAAGAGAGAGAGGTCATTTTTTGCAAAAGTAAAAGAAAACAGAGCTTCGGTTCTTTTGTCCAAGCGAGTAGACAAAGAAACACAAAATGATGGTGAAGAGAACTCTTTGTTAAACAAGTTTAATTAG
- the ppa gene encoding inorganic diphosphatase produces MSLMEIQSGRDVPNEVNVIIEIPMHGEPVKYEVDKKTGALFVDRFMTTAMFYPTNYGYIPNTLSEDGDPVDVLVITPVPLISGAVISCRPVGMLKMTDESGIDAKILAVPTTKLSKMYQAMQTYQDIPQHLLLSIEHFFKHYKDLEEGKWVKVEGWVGPEAAREEITSSINRYNHTKK; encoded by the coding sequence ATGAGTTTAATGGAAATTCAGAGCGGTCGTGATGTTCCAAATGAAGTTAATGTGATCATAGAAATTCCTATGCACGGGGAACCTGTAAAGTATGAGGTTGATAAAAAAACTGGTGCTTTATTTGTTGATCGATTTATGACGACAGCCATGTTTTATCCAACGAATTACGGATATATCCCAAATACTTTATCAGAAGATGGGGACCCTGTAGATGTGTTGGTAATAACTCCTGTTCCTCTGATTAGTGGGGCTGTTATTTCATGTCGACCAGTTGGTATGTTAAAAATGACGGATGAATCTGGCATCGATGCAAAAATATTGGCTGTTCCAACAACCAAATTAAGTAAAATGTATCAAGCAATGCAAACTTACCAAGATATTCCTCAACATTTATTATTATCTATCGAACATTTTTTTAAGCACTATAAAGACCTGGAAGAAGGTAAATGGGTCAAGGTAGAGGGCTGGGTAGGTCCAGAAGCCGCTCGAGAAGAAATAACATCCAGTATCAACCGTTATAATCACACAAAAAAATAA
- the folE gene encoding GTP cyclohydrolase I FolE, giving the protein MEKLYSNLLKELGEDISREGLKDTPGRAANALRYLTKGYNENLDEIINGALFDSDMSEMVIVKDIELYSLCEHHLLPFLGKCHVGYLPDGKVIGLSKIARIVDFYARRLQIQERLTGEIAHCIESITGARGVAVVIEAKHLCMMMRGVEKQNSVMTTSVMLGEMRNNSSCRLEFLNLIR; this is encoded by the coding sequence ATGGAAAAATTATACTCAAATTTGCTTAAAGAATTAGGCGAAGACATAAGTCGTGAAGGACTCAAGGATACTCCTGGACGAGCAGCTAATGCCTTACGTTATTTAACCAAAGGTTACAATGAGAACCTTGATGAAATCATTAATGGCGCTCTGTTTGATTCTGACATGAGTGAAATGGTTATCGTCAAGGACATAGAACTATACTCATTATGCGAACATCACTTATTACCTTTTTTGGGCAAATGTCATGTTGGATATTTACCTGATGGCAAAGTAATAGGTTTATCTAAAATTGCTCGTATTGTTGATTTTTATGCAAGGAGACTACAAATTCAAGAACGATTGACGGGCGAAATTGCTCATTGTATTGAATCCATTACCGGAGCTCGCGGCGTTGCTGTAGTGATTGAAGCAAAACATCTTTGCATGATGATGCGCGGGGTTGAAAAACAAAATTCTGTCATGACCACTTCGGTTATGCTTGGTGAAATGCGCAATAATTCAAGTTGCCGTTTGGAATTCTTAAATTTAATTCGTTAA